A window of the Lolium perenne isolate Kyuss_39 chromosome 7, Kyuss_2.0, whole genome shotgun sequence genome harbors these coding sequences:
- the LOC127312510 gene encoding putative germin-like protein 2-1, protein MASRFFLLAVLVASASHAFASDPSMLQDFCVADKTSQVLVNGFACKDPKAVSVEDFFFSGLHMAGNTSNKQGSAVTGVNVAQIAGLNTLGISLARVDYAPYGQNPPHIHPRATEILTVLEGSLYVGFVTSNPDNKLFAKVLSKGDVFVFPQGSIHFQFNYGTNSAVALAALSSMNPGVITIGNAVFGSKPAISGDILAKAFQVDKMVVDRIQAQF, encoded by the exons ATGGCATCCCGATTCTTTCTCCTAGCCGTTTTGGTTGCATCGGCTTCTCATGCTTTCGCCTCCGACCCAAGCATGCTCCAGGACTTTTGCGTCGCTGACAAGACGTCGCAAG TTCTTGTCAACGGATTTGCATGCAAGGACCCAAAAGCCGTCAGCGTCGaagacttcttcttctccggcctcCACATGGCCGGCAACACCAGCAACAAACAGGGCTCCGCCGTGACGGGGGTCAACGTCGCCCAGATCGCCGGGCTCAACACCCTGGGCATCTCCCTCGCCCGCGTCGACTACGCGCCCTACGGCCAGAACCCGCCGCACATCCACCCGCGCGCCACCGAGATCCTGACGGTGCTGGAGGGCTCGCTCTACGTCGGCTTCGTCACCTCCAACCCGGACAACAAGCTCTTCGCCAAGGTTCTCAGCAAGGGGGACGTCTTCGTGTTCCCGCAGGGGTCCATCCACTTCCAGTTCAACTACGGGACCAACAGCGCCGTGGCCCTGGCGGCACTCAGCAGCATGAACCCTGGCGTGATCACCATTGGCAATGCCGTGTTTGGATCAAAGCCGGCCATCTCAGGCGATATCCTTGCCAAGGCCTTTCAGGTGGACAAGATGGTTGTAGACCGCATTCAAGCTCAGTTCTGA